Proteins encoded in a region of the Quercus lobata isolate SW786 chromosome 8, ValleyOak3.0 Primary Assembly, whole genome shotgun sequence genome:
- the LOC115954693 gene encoding disease resistance protein RPM1-like codes for MAETIVFSIIDKLKPLVNEEAKLLRGVHGEVADIKYELESIQSFLKDADARAAAEEDMSEGVKTWVKQLTEVAFRIDVAIDQYLLQVAQHGPHRRGFTGFVHKTTHSLKTLIPRHKIASEIQEIKASVQKIKARSERYGFQSTGQGSSSGARNVRWQDPRMASLFLEDVDVVGIESPKDELIGWLIKGHSYRTVVSVVGMGGLGKTTLAKKVYDHHMMRENFDCHAWISVSQSHNMMDLVRSMVKQFCEARKEFPPEGIDSADKTSLISKAREYLQEKRYVVVFDDVWEIDFWGEIEHALPDNTKGPRILITTRKLDVANFCKKSSHVKVHNLQPLLPNKAWELFCKRAFQFELGGHCPPMLEKSSHEILEKCEGLPLAIVAIGGLLSTKDKTLFEWQKLHDSLGFELGINPHLAGVSKILSLSFEDLPYNLKSCFLYLGMYPEDYSVSCVRLIRQWIAEGFVKAKEGKTFEEVAQEYLTELIHRSLVQVSKVNFDGKVRQCRLHDLFREIVLQKMKDLSFCHILSKQESNFEGLTRRMSVDGVSYSVLKGFKDAHIHSLLLFNLDELPKSFMSTFFVDFKLLKIMDFEDAPLDCIPEDVGGLFHLRYLSFRNTEVKMLPKSIGKLQNLETLDLKQSLVCDIPVEINKLHKLRHFIAYHRNYRITFSLAQEKGVKIPKGVGSLMDLQKLYHVELNHGGVDFVKELGQLSQLRKLGVKNLSKETMSSLCISIERMSHLQSLDITSISEDEIIDLQTISSPPQCLQRIYLKACLEKLPGWIPRLQNLVRLRIFWSRLNEDPLKGLQDLPNLLELDISQQAYSGEQLHFRTGGFPKLRKLSLRCLDELNSVIIDEGALPLLENLEFGPSPKLKEVPFGIHHLRNLKRLRFYDMSKEFEDSLNYEVGPCHWIVEHIPAIFLSYKVGTQHGSYDSRRLRSKHLEKLRTQIINQNDDHNTNDSCNIDASIEKGKQSSSTH; via the exons ATGGCGGAAACTATAGTATTCTCCATTATCGACAAGCTAAAACCCTTGGTGAACGAAGAAGCCAAACTTCTACGTGGCGTCCATGGAGAAGTTGCTGACATCAAATATGAACTGGAGAGCATTCAGTCCTTCCTCAAGGATGCAGATGCAAGGGCGGCAGCAGAAGAAGACATGAGCGAGGGTGTCAAAACATGGGTGAAACAACTAACAGAAGTCGCTTTCCGCATAGACGTTGCCATCGACCAATACTTGCTTCAGGTGGCACAACATGGTCCTCATCGGCGTGGTTTTACTGGTTTTGTCCATAAAACAACTCATTCACTCAAAACATTAATACCCCGCCATAAGATAGCAAGTGAGATTCAAGAGATCAAAGCATCAGTGCAGAAAATCAAGGCAAGAAGTGAAAGATACGGCTTCCAATCCACTGGTCAAGGATCAAGCAGTGGTGCTCGGAATGTTAGGTGGCAAGACCCTCGAATggcttctctttttcttgaagatgtTGACGTTGTGGGCATTGAATCTCCTAAAGATGAATTAATCGGTTGGCTCATAAAAGGACACTCTTACCGTACTGTAGTTTCAGTGGTGGGAATGGGGGGACTGGGCAAGACCACTCTTGCCAAGAAAGTTTATGATCACCATATGatgagagaaaattttgattgtcaTGCTTGGATCTCAGTGTCTCAATCACACAACATGATGGATCTAGTAAGGAGCATGGTAAAGCAATTTTGCGAGGCAAGAAAGGAGTTTCCTCCGGAGGGAATTGACTCAGCAGACAAGACGTCACTAATTAGCAAAGCAAGAGAATATTTACAAGAAAAAAGGTACGTAGTTGTATTTGATGATGTGTGGGAAATTGATTTTTGGGGGGAAATAGAACATGCTTTACCTGATAATACAAAAGGTCCAAGGATATTGATCACAACAAGAAAGTTGGATGTTGctaatttttgcaaaaaatctTCACATGTTAAAGTTCACAACTTGCAACCACTACTACCTAATAAGGCATGGGAGCTCTTTTGCAAAAGGGCATTCCAATTTGAACTTGGAGGACACTGTCCCCCAATGTTGGAGAAATCATCTCATGAAATTCTTGAGAAGTGTGAAGGATTACCACTTGCCATTGTTGCTATAGGCGGTCTTTTGTCAACCAAGGACAAAACTCTCTTTGAATGGCAAAAATTGCATGATAGCCTTGGCTTTGAGTTAGGAATAAATCCACATCTTGCAGGTGTTAGTAAAATTCTATCCCTAAGTTTTGAAGACCTGCCTTACAACCTTAAATCTTGCTTCTTATACCTTGGTATGTATCCAGAGGACTATTCTGTTAGCTGCGTAAGATTGATTCGACAATGGATAGCTGAAGGTTTTGTGAAAGCAAAGGAGGGTAAAACATTTGAGGAGGTTGCACAAGAATACTTGACTGAATTAATCCACAGAAGCTTGGTTCAAGTATCAAAGGTCAATTTTGATGGAAAAGTTAGACAATGCCGACTCCATGATCTTTTTCGTGAGATCGTCCTTCAAAAGATGAAAGATTTGAGTTTTTGTCATATTTTGTCAAAACAAGAGTCAAACTTTGAAGGACTAACTCGACGTATGTCAGTAGATGGAGTTTCATATAGTGTATTGAAGGGATTTAAGGACGCACACATTCATTCTCTTTTATTGTTCAATCTTGATGAATTGCCAAAGTCCTTTATGAGtactttttttgttgatttcaaGCTTCTAAAAATAATGGATTTTGAAGATGCTCCATTGGATTGCATTCCTGAAGATGTGGGAGGTTTATTTCACTTAAGGTATTTAAGTTTCAGAAATACCGAAGTAAAAATGCTTCCAAAATCCATAGGAAAGTTGCAAAATTTGGAGACTTTAGATCTAAAGCAATCCCTAGTGTGTGATATACCAGTAGAGATCAACAAGCTTCATAAGTTGCGACATTTTATAGCCTACCATCGCAACTATCGAATAACATTCAGTTTGGCTCAGGAAAAAGGGGTAAAAATACCAAAAGGGGTTGGGTCTTTAATGGACTTGCAAAAGTTGTATCATGTTGAGTTGAATCATGGAGGGGTTGATTTCGTTAAAGAGTTGGGACAATTGAGCCAATTGAGGAAGCTGGGAGTGAAAAACCTCTCAAAGGAAACTATGAGTAGTTTGTGTATCTCTATTGAAAGGATGAGCCACCTTCAATCTCTAGATATAACCTCAATAAGCGAAGATGAAATAATTGATTTACAAACTATTTCATCTCCACCTCAATGTCTTCAGCGCATCTACTTAAAGGCGTGTTTAGAGAAGTTACCGGGATGGATTCCAAGACTTCAAAATCTTGTCCGATTAAGGATTTTTTGGTCAAGGTTGAATGAAGACCCATTGAAAGGCCTTCAAGATCTACCTAACTTATTGGAGCTTGACATCTCACAGCAGGCATATAGTGGAGAGCAATTGCATTTTAGGACTGGAGGGTTTCCAAAACTTCGGAAACTATCGCTTAGGTGCTTGGATGAATTGAATTCGGTGATTATAGATGAAGGAGCATTGCCCCTTCTTGAAAACCTTGAGTTTGGGCCTAGTCCAAAATTAAAGGAGGTGCCCTTTGGAATTCACCATCTAAGAAACCTCAAAAGGCTGCGATTTTATGATATGTCCAAAGAATTCGAAGATAGTTTAAATTATGAGGTGGGACCCTGTCACTGGATCGTTGAACATATACCAGCCATTTTTCTATCTTACAAGGTTGGCACACAACATGGCAGCTATGACTCACGCCGCCTCCGTTCCAAGCATTTGGAGAAGTTAAGAACACAAATAATCAACCAAAATGATGATCACAACACCAACGATAGCTGCAATATCGATGCTTCCATTGAGAAAG GTAAACAATCAAGTTCTACTCATTGA